Proteins from a genomic interval of Microbacterium abyssi:
- a CDS encoding siderophore-interacting protein: protein MTTRDRPQRPQRPQIVLEVIERVRLTPHLVRIVAGGPGISAVVDNGFTDAYTKMLFAPAGAGLTPPYDMERLREELPIELLPTQRTYSIRRFDLDAGRIWIDFVTHGDEGVAGPWAANAKPGDPVVLGGIGGGYAPDATADWHLLVGDESAIPAIASALEAMPADAVGTALLEVQDESEQLELVAPAGVEVRWLHRGERVAGTTELLFDAVRALEWRDGRVQVFAYGERGAMKQLRPHLTDERGLDRTQLSLSAYWAYGRREDAFQAEKREAVGQI, encoded by the coding sequence ATGACCACCCGGGACCGTCCCCAGCGCCCGCAGCGCCCGCAGATCGTGCTGGAGGTCATCGAGCGCGTCCGTCTGACACCGCATCTCGTGCGGATCGTGGCGGGAGGCCCCGGGATCTCCGCCGTGGTGGACAACGGCTTCACCGACGCCTACACGAAAATGCTGTTCGCGCCGGCCGGGGCCGGGCTCACGCCGCCGTACGATATGGAGCGGCTGCGCGAGGAGTTGCCGATCGAGCTGCTGCCGACGCAGCGCACGTATTCGATCCGCCGCTTCGACCTGGACGCCGGCCGGATCTGGATCGACTTCGTCACGCACGGCGATGAGGGCGTCGCAGGGCCATGGGCGGCGAACGCGAAGCCGGGCGACCCCGTCGTGCTCGGCGGAATCGGCGGCGGGTACGCGCCGGACGCCACCGCCGACTGGCACCTGCTGGTCGGTGACGAGTCCGCGATCCCGGCGATCGCATCGGCACTGGAAGCGATGCCGGCGGATGCCGTGGGCACGGCGCTCCTCGAGGTGCAGGACGAGTCCGAGCAACTCGAACTCGTCGCCCCGGCCGGGGTCGAGGTGCGCTGGCTGCACCGCGGCGAGCGGGTCGCAGGCACGACCGAACTGCTGTTCGATGCGGTACGCGCGCTGGAATGGCGGGACGGCCGCGTGCAGGTCTTCGCATACGGCGAGCGCGGAGCGATGAAGCAGCTGCGGCCGCACCTCACCGATGAGCGCGGCCTCGACCGGACGCAGCTGTCGCTGTCGGCGTACTGGGCGTACGGGCGCCGCGAGGACGCATTTCAGGCCGAGAAGCGCGAGGCTGTCGGGCAGATCTGA
- a CDS encoding HtaA domain-containing protein translates to MNHPESHATSSRPRAALAAVLAVLMTMFGTLTAPAALAAEGATVAPQVAAASESGLTIQVNASGLPEGVAGAYAALIVQGEDEALNSMQYVAFALPFPAVSAGSTSFSLNAPVAKLDRSLTYEVVMWKQHSGFTPENLYGRSVVSVSDGQWDAVFPPAPEPEPEPEPAPAVAVSVSAASAAEGLVVSVDGADFAGATGAYVALIEKGTESEVTAGGGFLAMQFVRGISDGAFQVNLTASADALEKTTSYEVIAWQQHTLPTSATIYTRADVAISEAQWAALHSVAQPSIEVFLADGATPAGETTLRAGDEIVVKGSGYDPGANVGGRGVPIPSNLPQGTYVVFGDFASNWQPSTGAASSTRSVGAQVWALAESVLEQVPERYQGAIRAQWVDIADDGTFQATLTLKDAPASPEGGSYGVFTYAAGGVVNAAQEQGAMLNYSTEPESGPAMTVTNAASVDGTDLVVDLEGAGFTDIPGVYAALIEAGTEADVTAGGGFLGMEYVRGIADGAFTTALTAAGDALDSSKKYEVIVWQQHTQPTAETIYARSEVTITAEQWKKLAGDTTTPPTTPPTEPTNPPTAPATPVAGGSLRWAISSTFVNYITTTAQGEIFVSGGATRSGSQFQFGQAAGTTYNPATGLGHVGYNGSVRFTGHHGVLDVTVSNPRVEIASATSATLYVTSGGARVPFATLNLAGTAKTTSNGAVTYTAAPATLTSSGRDQVLSGFTTSLNPVTFTIGTPAAAPNGAVGTVAAASVQPDAQLPSTPPASDGLEIDEANLEALQTGASATVTASGFQSNEQDIKVVVYSTPVLLGTVEADANGVATWTGALPATLADGEHTLTFQGSVDRGLTFTLDRAATTAIGQCAVGGATLDWGYKESFRNYIEGIAHGGWDLAGVAYEFPEFVWSDGSGSYDAESEAGLVDFGGTIAFHGHDGALDTKLNNARIELAGDTGYVVFDIAGTTQGGEAIDQKDVRFVEFSLADAANAEGVLTLADAATALTEAGAAAFGTYAAGESFDSVSFSIPVGADCGAAPVDEVVEDAEAPVVAAAIAPISTDAGFPVWAWIVIGLLVVGAGAGTGIAVQRRRAAASAAVSED, encoded by the coding sequence GTGAATCACCCTGAGTCCCACGCGACGAGCAGTCGCCCCAGAGCAGCGCTGGCGGCCGTGCTCGCCGTGCTCATGACGATGTTCGGAACGTTGACCGCGCCGGCGGCGCTCGCCGCCGAAGGCGCGACCGTCGCACCGCAGGTCGCCGCGGCATCCGAGTCCGGACTGACGATCCAGGTGAACGCCTCAGGGCTCCCGGAAGGAGTGGCGGGCGCGTACGCAGCCCTCATCGTGCAGGGCGAGGACGAGGCGCTGAACAGCATGCAGTACGTCGCGTTCGCGCTGCCTTTCCCTGCGGTCAGTGCGGGATCGACGTCATTCTCGCTCAACGCGCCGGTCGCGAAGCTCGACCGCTCGCTGACCTATGAGGTCGTGATGTGGAAGCAGCACAGCGGCTTCACGCCCGAGAACCTGTACGGCCGCTCGGTCGTATCAGTCTCGGACGGGCAGTGGGATGCGGTCTTCCCGCCGGCTCCCGAGCCTGAGCCCGAGCCTGAGCCCGCCCCGGCCGTCGCTGTCTCCGTCTCTGCGGCGTCCGCCGCGGAAGGCCTGGTCGTGAGCGTCGACGGTGCGGACTTCGCCGGAGCGACCGGTGCCTACGTCGCGCTGATCGAGAAGGGCACGGAGTCGGAGGTCACCGCCGGTGGCGGGTTCCTCGCGATGCAGTTCGTCCGGGGGATCTCCGACGGTGCGTTCCAGGTGAATCTGACGGCATCGGCCGACGCGCTCGAGAAGACGACGTCGTACGAGGTGATCGCGTGGCAGCAGCACACTCTGCCGACCTCCGCCACGATCTACACCCGCGCGGACGTCGCGATCAGCGAGGCGCAGTGGGCGGCGTTGCACTCCGTGGCGCAGCCGTCCATCGAGGTGTTCCTCGCCGACGGCGCGACGCCGGCCGGTGAGACGACGTTGCGCGCCGGCGACGAGATCGTCGTCAAGGGCAGCGGCTACGACCCCGGCGCGAACGTCGGTGGTCGCGGTGTGCCGATCCCTTCGAACCTGCCCCAGGGCACTTACGTCGTGTTCGGCGACTTCGCTTCCAACTGGCAGCCGTCCACGGGTGCGGCCTCCAGCACGCGCTCCGTCGGAGCCCAGGTGTGGGCGCTCGCCGAGAGCGTGCTCGAGCAGGTCCCGGAGCGTTACCAGGGGGCCATCAGGGCGCAGTGGGTGGACATCGCCGATGACGGCACCTTCCAGGCGACGTTGACGCTGAAGGACGCACCGGCTTCACCCGAGGGCGGCTCATACGGCGTGTTCACCTACGCGGCAGGCGGCGTGGTGAACGCCGCGCAGGAGCAGGGCGCGATGTTGAACTACTCCACTGAGCCGGAGTCCGGGCCGGCGATGACCGTGACGAACGCGGCATCCGTCGACGGCACCGACCTCGTCGTCGACCTCGAGGGTGCGGGGTTCACCGACATCCCCGGTGTGTATGCGGCACTGATCGAGGCGGGCACCGAAGCCGATGTCACCGCCGGCGGCGGGTTCCTCGGGATGGAGTACGTGCGCGGGATCGCGGACGGCGCGTTCACGACCGCGCTGACCGCCGCGGGGGACGCGCTCGATTCGTCGAAGAAGTACGAAGTGATCGTGTGGCAGCAGCACACGCAGCCGACCGCGGAGACGATCTACGCGCGCAGCGAGGTCACGATCACGGCTGAGCAGTGGAAGAAGCTCGCGGGCGACACCACGACACCGCCCACGACACCTCCGACCGAGCCGACGAATCCGCCGACCGCTCCGGCCACGCCGGTGGCCGGAGGATCGCTGCGCTGGGCGATCTCCTCGACGTTCGTGAACTACATCACGACGACCGCGCAGGGTGAGATCTTCGTCTCCGGCGGCGCGACCCGCTCGGGCAGTCAGTTCCAGTTCGGTCAGGCCGCAGGCACCACGTACAACCCGGCGACCGGCCTCGGCCACGTCGGCTACAACGGCTCGGTGCGCTTCACAGGACACCACGGTGTGCTCGACGTGACCGTGTCGAACCCGCGGGTCGAGATCGCATCCGCGACGTCGGCGACTCTGTACGTCACCTCCGGAGGGGCGCGCGTGCCGTTCGCCACGCTGAACCTCGCCGGCACCGCGAAGACGACGTCGAACGGCGCTGTCACCTACACGGCGGCTCCCGCGACGCTCACCTCGTCCGGTCGCGATCAGGTCCTCAGCGGATTCACGACCTCGCTGAACCCGGTGACCTTCACGATCGGCACCCCGGCCGCGGCGCCCAACGGCGCGGTGGGGACGGTGGCGGCGGCATCAGTTCAGCCGGACGCCCAGCTCCCATCGACCCCTCCCGCAAGTGACGGTCTCGAGATCGATGAGGCGAACCTCGAAGCGCTGCAGACCGGCGCATCCGCGACGGTCACGGCATCCGGATTCCAGTCGAACGAGCAGGACATCAAGGTCGTCGTCTATTCGACGCCTGTGCTGCTCGGGACCGTCGAGGCCGACGCGAACGGCGTCGCCACGTGGACAGGAGCCCTGCCCGCGACGCTCGCGGACGGCGAGCACACGCTCACCTTCCAGGGCTCGGTCGACCGTGGTCTGACGTTCACGCTCGACCGCGCGGCCACGACCGCGATCGGGCAATGCGCGGTCGGGGGCGCAACACTCGACTGGGGGTACAAGGAGAGCTTCCGCAACTACATCGAGGGCATCGCGCACGGCGGATGGGATCTCGCGGGGGTCGCGTACGAATTCCCCGAGTTCGTCTGGTCCGACGGCTCCGGGTCGTATGACGCGGAGTCGGAAGCCGGCCTGGTCGACTTCGGGGGAACCATCGCGTTCCACGGGCACGACGGCGCCCTCGACACGAAACTGAACAACGCACGGATCGAACTCGCCGGTGACACGGGGTACGTCGTGTTCGACATCGCCGGAACGACGCAGGGTGGCGAGGCGATCGACCAGAAGGACGTGCGGTTCGTCGAGTTCTCCCTCGCGGATGCCGCGAACGCCGAGGGCGTGCTGACGCTCGCGGATGCCGCGACGGCACTGACCGAGGCGGGCGCCGCCGCCTTCGGCACTTACGCCGCGGGAGAGTCATTCGACTCCGTGTCGTTCAGCATCCCGGTGGGCGCAGACTGCGGGGCAGCGCCGGTCGACGAGGTCGTGGAGGATGCCGAGGCTCCGGTGGTCGCCGCTGCCATCGCGCCGATCTCGACGGATGCGGGCTTCCCCGTCTGGGCGTGGATCGTCATCGGGCTGCTCGTGGTCGGCGCAGGTGCCGGCACCGGGATCGCCGTGCAGCGACGCCGTGCTGCGGCATCCGCCGCCGTCAGCGAGGATTGA